Proteins co-encoded in one Megalops cyprinoides isolate fMegCyp1 chromosome 1, fMegCyp1.pri, whole genome shotgun sequence genomic window:
- the LOC118786151 gene encoding tensin-4-like isoform X1, giving the protein MPIPMRSGSSCSPHGSLVFSGSPSSSRPPLPIGSHRVSLSQRCDSPVSCSPVSLPVVRGHRASATSLISTSPGSDTSYILGSCHSLFSDEADSPERLLYGSSGSFSHVISPNPQSPGPNKPFFSETNIDQSLPTLPASLHHSRGIIPPSYPSSCPPSVAGSLSDIPVVLINGAPEPKPSPRPSQEWPSGGGVGGLNRQTLRRTCTGSTPSSPQGSQASMKLVMDSSQFWFRPHITRDEADALLRDQEPGSFVVRDSSSYRGSFGLAMKVQEVLTNLTSTCHSGEGVPEPVRHYLIESTAKGVRLKGSSEEPYFGSLSALVHQHTITPYALPCKLKIPSHDFSSRLEKGQDMSVTPELTKAACNFLYLSSVATEMLTGPCAIQRAVSEIFKKEAVSSPTVVNLKVSRNGVTLTDIQRKLFFRRHYPVQLLSYCGEDPENRMWKRNCKSARIFGFVAKGMEAGVENMCHVFAEYDALQPASLAIQLVQGIVADGNKQK; this is encoded by the exons ATGCCCATCCCCATGCGTTCAGGCTCCAGCTGCTCCCCCCACGGCTCCTTGGTGTTCTCCGGTTCGCCCTCTTCTTCACGTCCCCCTCTGCCCATTGGAAGCCACAGGGTGTCGCTATCCCAGCGCTGTGACTCGCCTGTGTCCTGCTCCCCTGTATCCCTACCCGTGGTCCGTGGCCACCGTGCCAGCGCCACCTCCCTTATCTCCACATCTCCGGGCTCTGACACCAGTTACATCCTTGGCAG CTGCCACTCCCTATTCAGTGACGAAGCCGACAGCCCTGAGCGCCTTCTGTATGGTTCCTCTGGTTCCTTCAGCCATGTAATCAGCCCCAATCCACAATCCCCAGGGCCAAACAAGCCATTCTTCTCAGAGACCAATATTGACCAGTCATTGCCCACCCTCCCCGCATCACTCCACCACAGCCGGGGAATCATCCCACCATCCTACCCCAGCAGTTGTCCCCCCTCTGTGGCTGGCTCACTGTCAGACATCCCTGTGGTGCTTATCAATGGGGCCCCAGAGCCCAAGCCCAGCCCCAGGCCCTCCCAAGAATGGCCCTcaggtggtggggtggggggtctgaacagacagacactaAGAAGGACCTGCACGGGCTccactccctcctctcctcaag GCAGCCAGGCCTCCATGAAGCTTGTAATGGACAGCTCCCAGTTCTGGTTCCGCCCCCATATCACCCGTGATGAGG CGGATGCCCTCCTGCGAGACCAAGAGCCAGGGTCCTTTGTGGTGAGGGACAGTAGCTCGTACCGTGGTTCCTTTGGGCTTGCTATGAAGGTGCAGGAGGTCCTTACCAATCTCACTTCTACCTGTCACTCAG GTGAGGGTGTGCCAGAGCCAGTACGCCACTACTTGATTGAGTCCACAGCTAAGGGAGTTCGTCTCAAGGGATCATCTGAGGAGCCATATTTTG GTAGCCTGTCTGCCCTAGTGCACCAGCATACCATCACTCCTTATGCCCTGCCCTGTAAGCTGAAGATCCCCTCTCATG ATTTCAGCAGCAGATTGGAGAAGGGACAGGACATGTCAGTAACTCCAGAACTAACAAAGGCTG CCTGTAACTTCCTGTATCTGAGCTCGGTGGCCACAGAGATGTTGACTGGGCCTTGCGCAATCCAGAGAGCAGTGTCGGAAATCTTCAAAAAAGAAGCTGTCTCTTCACCCACCGTTGTCAACTTGAAGGTCTCACGCAATGGTGTGACCCTGACTGACATCCAGAGAAA GCTGTTCTTCAGAAGACATTATCCTGTACAACTGCTGAGTTACTGTGGAGAGGACCCTGAGAACAGAAT GTGGAAAAGGAACTGTAAATCAGCAAG AATCTTTGGCTTTGTGGCAAAGGGCATGGAGGCAGGCGTGGAGAATATGTGTCATGTGTTTGCCGAATATGATGCCCTGCAACCTGCCAGCCTGGCAATTCAGCTCGTCCAGGGTATAGTAGCTGATGGCAACAAACAGAAGTAG